A region from the Pseudomonas sp. P8_229 genome encodes:
- a CDS encoding acetyl-CoA carboxylase biotin carboxylase subunit, translated as MIKKILIANRGEIAVRIVRACAEMGIRSVAIFSDADRHALHVKRADEAHSIGAEPLAGYLNPRKLVNLAVETGCDALHPGYGFLSENAELADICAERGIKFIGPSAEVIRRMGDKTEARRSMIKAGVPVTPGTEGNVSGIEEALTEGDRIGYPVMLKATSGGGGRGIRRCNSREELEQNFPRVISEATKAFGSAEVFLEKCIVNPKHIEAQILGDSFGNVVHLFERDCSIQRRNQKLIEIAPSPQLTPEQRAYIGDLSVRAAKAVGYENAGTVEFLLAEGEVYFMEMNTRVQVEHTITEEITGIDIVREQIRIASGLPLSVKQEDIQHRGFALQFRINAEDPKNNFLPSFGKITRYYAPGGPGVRTDTAIYTGYTIPPFYDSMCLKLVVWALTWEEAMDRGLRALDDMRLQGVKTTAAYYQEILRNPEFRSGQFNTSFVESHPELTNYSIKRKPEELALAIAAAIAAHAGL; from the coding sequence GTGATAAAAAAGATCCTGATCGCCAACCGTGGTGAGATTGCCGTACGAATCGTGCGGGCCTGCGCCGAGATGGGCATTCGCTCGGTTGCGATTTTTTCCGACGCCGACCGCCATGCCTTGCATGTGAAGCGTGCGGACGAAGCCCACAGCATCGGTGCCGAGCCACTGGCCGGTTACCTGAACCCGCGCAAGCTGGTGAACCTTGCGGTGGAAACCGGTTGCGATGCACTGCACCCAGGTTACGGCTTCCTTTCGGAAAACGCTGAGCTGGCAGACATCTGCGCCGAACGTGGCATCAAGTTCATCGGCCCGTCGGCAGAAGTCATTCGCCGCATGGGCGACAAGACCGAAGCCCGGCGCAGCATGATCAAGGCCGGCGTACCGGTCACCCCGGGCACCGAAGGCAACGTGTCGGGCATCGAAGAAGCACTGACCGAAGGCGACCGCATCGGTTACCCGGTCATGCTCAAGGCCACCTCCGGCGGTGGCGGTCGCGGCATCCGTCGTTGCAACAGCCGCGAAGAGCTCGAACAGAATTTCCCTCGGGTGATTTCCGAAGCGACCAAGGCTTTCGGTTCGGCCGAAGTGTTCCTGGAAAAATGCATCGTCAACCCGAAACACATCGAAGCGCAGATCCTCGGCGACAGCTTTGGCAACGTTGTGCACCTGTTCGAGCGTGACTGCTCGATCCAGCGTCGCAACCAGAAGCTGATCGAGATCGCCCCGAGCCCGCAACTGACCCCGGAACAGCGCGCCTACATCGGCGACCTGTCGGTGCGTGCGGCCAAGGCCGTGGGTTACGAGAACGCCGGCACCGTGGAGTTCCTGCTCGCCGAGGGCGAGGTGTACTTCATGGAGATGAACACCCGGGTGCAGGTGGAACACACCATCACCGAAGAAATCACCGGGATCGACATCGTTCGCGAACAGATCCGTATCGCCTCCGGCCTGCCGCTGTCGGTCAAACAGGAAGACATTCAGCACCGTGGTTTCGCGTTGCAGTTCCGCATCAACGCCGAAGACCCGAAGAACAACTTCCTGCCGAGCTTCGGCAAGATCACCCGTTACTACGCCCCCGGCGGTCCGGGCGTGCGCACCGACACGGCGATCTACACCGGTTACACGATTCCGCCGTTCTACGACTCGATGTGCCTGAAGCTGGTGGTCTGGGCGCTGACTTGGGAGGAAGCGATGGACCGTGGCCTGCGCGCCCTCGACGACATGCGTCTGCAAGGCGTGAAGACCACCGCCGCGTATTACCAGGAAATCCTGCGCAATCCGGAATTCCGTAGCGGCCAGTTCAATACCAGCTTCGTTGAAAGCCACCCAGAACTGACCAACTACTCGATCAAGCGCAAACCCGAAGAGCTGGCCCTGGCCATCGCCGCCGCCATCGCCGCCCACGCAGGCCTGTGA
- a CDS encoding LysR family transcriptional regulator, which yields MRKSLMRMTLRQLQIFNEVCDLRSYSRAADEMSLTQPAVSLQIRQLEELIGQPLFDYVGKKLYMTEAAEALQRASRDIFGRLENLDMQLSDMQGSLQGQLKLAVESSAKYFVPHLFAAFKRQHPEVNLQLTVVNRGQVIRRLSDNRDDLVIMSMVPQDMGLEFLPFLNNPIVAVARPDHPLAHMGPLRLQDLEPYTLLIREPGSGTRLACEEYFKEKRVHFTQTQEVASAEAQRECVAAGLGLALLTRHALNLELATGGLVELPVEELPLFRSWCLVQAKAKRLSPVAHAFLAFIRSERVQISALVERFDGKLPERLASS from the coding sequence ATGCGTAAGTCCTTGATGCGTATGACATTACGCCAATTGCAGATCTTCAACGAAGTGTGTGATTTGCGCTCCTACAGCCGCGCAGCCGACGAAATGTCTCTCACACAACCGGCCGTCAGCCTACAGATTCGTCAGCTTGAAGAGCTGATCGGCCAGCCATTATTCGATTACGTCGGCAAAAAACTCTACATGACCGAGGCTGCTGAAGCCCTCCAGCGGGCCAGCCGGGACATCTTCGGCCGCCTGGAAAACCTCGACATGCAGCTGTCGGACATGCAGGGCTCGCTGCAAGGCCAATTGAAACTGGCGGTGGAGTCCAGCGCCAAATACTTCGTGCCGCACCTGTTCGCCGCCTTCAAGCGCCAGCACCCGGAAGTCAACCTGCAACTGACCGTGGTTAACCGTGGCCAGGTGATTCGCCGGCTCTCGGACAACCGCGACGACCTGGTGATCATGTCGATGGTGCCGCAGGACATGGGCCTGGAGTTTTTGCCATTTCTCAATAATCCGATTGTCGCCGTGGCGCGCCCGGATCATCCGTTGGCGCACATGGGGCCACTGCGCCTGCAGGATCTTGAGCCCTACACGCTGCTGATCCGCGAACCGGGTTCGGGCACGCGACTGGCCTGTGAGGAATACTTCAAAGAGAAACGCGTGCACTTCACTCAGACTCAGGAAGTTGCCTCAGCCGAAGCTCAGCGCGAATGCGTGGCGGCGGGTCTGGGCCTGGCGCTGTTGACGCGCCACGCCCTGAACCTGGAGCTGGCGACCGGCGGCCTGGTCGAGCTGCCGGTCGAGGAGTTGCCGCTGTTTCGCAGTTGGTGCCTGGTGCAAGCCAAGGCCAAACGGCTGTCACCGGTGGCGCACGCCTTCCTGGCGTTTATCCGCAGCGAGCGAGTGCAGATCAGCGCGCTGGTTGAGCGCTTCGACGGGAAGCTGCCGGAGCGGCTTGCCAGTAGTTGA
- a CDS encoding PA3496 family putative envelope integrity protein, whose protein sequence is MAQPYEERNSAAKTRRQQEDQRRMEFRRAIEDRFELRQLQSEISDFPEDLELNYWQAAPAASRRSAQPAR, encoded by the coding sequence ATGGCTCAGCCCTACGAAGAACGCAACAGCGCCGCGAAAACCCGTCGTCAACAGGAAGACCAGCGCCGCATGGAATTCCGTCGCGCGATCGAAGATCGCTTCGAACTCCGTCAGCTTCAGAGCGAAATCAGCGATTTCCCCGAGGACCTCGAACTCAACTACTGGCAAGCCGCTCCGGCAGCTTCCCGTCGAAGCGCTCAACCAGCGCGCTGA
- the hexR gene encoding transcriptional regulator HexR codes for MNLLQHIAQSRHLLRKSELKVADHVLLDPAAVMHSSMADLAHSVGISEPTIVRFCRAIGCSGFQDLKLKLAQSLAAGASFGQFAIHEDDSVADYSLKIFDTTLHTLMEVREKLDPVELQRAVTLMSQAQRVEFYGFGASGAVAADAQHKFFRLLLTAAAYSDPHMQAMSAVTLKPTDVAICISQSGRSKDLLITANLVRESGASLITLCPSQTPLAELSTVNLAIDVHEDTEIYTPLTSRIAHLVVIDVLAMGVAMARGPSLVNHLKSVKRSLRSLRLSPKAVKALDD; via the coding sequence TTGAATCTGCTGCAACACATCGCCCAGTCACGTCACCTGTTACGCAAGTCGGAGCTCAAGGTCGCCGACCACGTGCTGCTTGACCCTGCGGCGGTGATGCACAGTTCCATGGCCGACCTGGCCCACAGCGTCGGCATCAGTGAGCCGACCATCGTGCGTTTTTGCCGGGCCATCGGCTGTTCCGGCTTTCAGGATCTCAAGCTCAAACTGGCGCAGAGCCTGGCCGCCGGTGCCAGCTTCGGCCAGTTCGCGATCCACGAAGACGACTCGGTCGCCGACTACAGCCTGAAGATATTCGACACCACGTTGCACACCTTGATGGAGGTTCGCGAGAAGCTCGACCCGGTGGAACTGCAGCGGGCGGTGACGCTGATGTCGCAGGCGCAGCGCGTCGAGTTCTACGGTTTCGGCGCGTCGGGCGCGGTGGCAGCGGATGCGCAGCACAAGTTCTTCCGTTTGCTGCTGACCGCGGCGGCCTACTCTGATCCGCACATGCAGGCGATGTCGGCGGTGACCTTGAAGCCGACCGACGTGGCGATCTGCATTTCCCAGTCCGGGCGCTCCAAGGATCTGCTGATCACCGCCAACCTCGTTCGCGAGAGCGGCGCTTCGCTGATCACTCTGTGCCCGAGCCAGACACCCTTGGCTGAACTGTCGACCGTCAATCTGGCAATCGATGTGCACGAAGACACCGAAATCTATACGCCGCTGACCTCGCGTATTGCGCATCTGGTGGTAATCGATGTGCTGGCGATGGGCGTGGCGATGGCGCGCGGGCCGAGTCTGGTCAATCACCTGAAAAGCGTGAAGCGCAGTTTGCGCAGCTTGCGGCTGTCGCCCAAGGCCGTGAAAGCCCTGGATGACTGA
- a CDS encoding putative bifunctional diguanylate cyclase/phosphodiesterase, producing the protein MLRPRFGPMLTLIRTKTLQKTLSSDLSGPSVEPRVIRKHYATEMAVERTRLLYQGSLLPTLFMLVNGLVCAGLLWSPQRYFVVSIWLIWLLSLVALRVIQVAAFDSAIPDRQAQPIWFRMFLLGSTMTGLTLAGAGIALVPADNFMQQAWVFGLIGAATLSASVAYAVSLPAFLSFTLPCLLPAIGYLFWGGDEQARGWGWLGLILLGSLSVVAWQVNRLIDRGLLRRFQNQHLIEHLQQAQSRSEQLNQALGKEVEQRRCAEGALREAQVELEDRVAQRSRELDVANQALSKSEARLALALKASELGLWDWNLQTDEVHHTQIQELFGLAPEYVTAILRDLKPRLHPDDVPSLKQALIEHLKGRSEDYQIEYRVRHGDGHWVWIEDRGRAVERSDSGRVIRMVGTRRDISASKSLEEQQRLAATVFEAASEGIVILDPNYALIAINQAFSRVTGYDIEDMLGRNIVELPCSRDARRHYVAIRHALEQHGSWQGELVEARKNGELYPQWLQLNAVRDSQGNVSHIVGFFADLSARRESEERMRFLTHYDELTGLANRSLFRERLHEAHQRVRQGGRRSLALLHINLDRFKLLNDSLGHEVADQLLQKMARRLINALPEADTIARLSGDEFAVLFDAYGNLSSLARVATRLSSKLRLPLMVEGHELVVSASMGISMLPDNAREISALVSQSNMAMQHAKHLGGNNFQFYTDSLQASTLERLQLENQLRKAIEDKQLKVFYQPKLCLQTGRLNAAEALVRWDHPSMGRVPPGDFIGLAEETGLIGPIGEFVLRQACWQACEWQRQGLAPIRVSVNLSVHQLRQGKLVSLVRQVLDETGLAPHYLELELTESQLLDSVEHIIATFQQLRDLGVKLAIDDFGTGYSSLSYLKRIPVDYVKIDQAFIRGLGQGSEDAAITRAIIAMAHGLSLKVVAEGVERQEQLEFLRVEHCDEVQGYLISRPVEAAALAGLLREQEKPF; encoded by the coding sequence ATGCTCCGTCCACGTTTCGGGCCCATGCTCACTCTTATAAGAACAAAAACATTGCAAAAGACCCTCAGCTCAGACCTGTCGGGCCCCTCTGTGGAACCCCGGGTCATCCGCAAGCATTACGCCACCGAAATGGCGGTTGAACGCACGCGCCTGCTGTATCAGGGCTCGCTGCTGCCCACGTTGTTCATGTTGGTCAATGGTCTGGTCTGCGCCGGTTTGCTCTGGAGTCCGCAGCGCTATTTCGTGGTCAGCATCTGGCTGATCTGGTTGTTGTCGCTGGTGGCGCTGCGGGTGATTCAGGTCGCCGCGTTCGATTCGGCGATCCCGGACCGTCAGGCCCAGCCGATCTGGTTCCGCATGTTCCTGCTCGGCTCGACCATGACCGGTCTGACTCTGGCCGGCGCCGGCATCGCGCTGGTGCCCGCCGACAACTTCATGCAGCAAGCCTGGGTGTTCGGCCTGATCGGCGCCGCGACCTTGTCCGCCAGCGTTGCGTACGCCGTCAGTCTGCCGGCGTTTCTGTCCTTTACCTTGCCGTGCCTGCTGCCGGCAATCGGTTACCTGTTCTGGGGCGGCGATGAACAGGCGCGGGGCTGGGGCTGGCTGGGGCTGATCCTGCTCGGCTCGCTGAGTGTGGTGGCGTGGCAGGTCAACCGGCTGATCGATCGCGGGCTGCTGCGGCGCTTCCAGAATCAGCACCTGATCGAGCATTTGCAGCAGGCGCAGAGCCGCAGCGAGCAGCTCAATCAGGCACTGGGCAAGGAGGTCGAGCAACGGCGCTGTGCCGAAGGTGCATTGCGTGAGGCGCAGGTTGAACTGGAGGACCGCGTGGCGCAGCGCAGCCGCGAACTGGACGTGGCCAATCAGGCGCTGAGCAAAAGCGAAGCCCGGCTGGCTCTGGCTTTGAAGGCCAGCGAGCTGGGACTGTGGGACTGGAACCTGCAAACCGACGAAGTCCATCACACGCAGATCCAGGAACTGTTCGGCCTCGCTCCGGAATACGTCACGGCGATCCTGCGCGACCTCAAGCCACGCCTGCACCCCGATGACGTGCCGTCGCTCAAGCAGGCGCTGATCGAGCACCTGAAGGGGCGCAGCGAGGACTATCAGATCGAATACCGCGTGCGTCATGGTGACGGCCATTGGGTGTGGATCGAGGACCGGGGGCGTGCAGTGGAGCGCAGTGACAGTGGGCGGGTGATCCGCATGGTCGGCACCCGGCGCGACATCAGCGCCAGCAAAAGCCTCGAGGAGCAGCAGCGTCTGGCCGCCACGGTGTTCGAAGCAGCCAGCGAAGGCATCGTTATTCTCGACCCGAACTATGCGCTGATCGCGATCAATCAGGCGTTCAGCCGTGTCACCGGTTATGACATCGAAGACATGCTCGGGCGCAATATCGTCGAACTGCCGTGCAGTCGTGACGCGCGGCGCCATTACGTCGCGATTCGTCACGCGCTGGAGCAGCACGGAAGCTGGCAAGGCGAGTTGGTGGAGGCCCGCAAGAACGGCGAGCTGTATCCGCAATGGCTGCAACTCAACGCGGTGCGCGACAGCCAGGGAAACGTCAGCCATATCGTCGGCTTCTTCGCCGACCTTTCGGCGCGGCGCGAATCAGAAGAGCGCATGCGCTTCCTGACGCACTACGATGAACTGACTGGGTTGGCCAACCGCTCGCTGTTCCGCGAGCGCCTGCACGAAGCTCATCAGCGTGTGCGTCAGGGCGGACGCCGCAGCCTGGCGTTGCTGCACATCAATCTGGATCGCTTCAAGTTGCTCAACGACAGCCTCGGCCACGAGGTGGCGGACCAACTGCTGCAGAAAATGGCCCGACGGCTGATCAACGCCTTGCCGGAAGCCGACACCATCGCCCGCCTGTCTGGCGATGAATTTGCCGTGCTGTTCGATGCCTATGGCAACCTGTCGAGTCTGGCGCGGGTCGCCACGCGGCTGTCGAGCAAGCTGCGCCTGCCGTTGATGGTCGAGGGGCATGAACTGGTAGTCAGCGCCTCAATGGGCATCAGCATGCTGCCGGACAACGCCCGGGAAATTTCCGCGCTGGTCAGCCAGTCGAACATGGCCATGCAACATGCCAAGCATTTGGGCGGCAACAATTTCCAGTTCTATACCGACAGCCTGCAGGCCAGCACCCTTGAGCGTTTGCAGTTGGAAAACCAGCTGCGCAAGGCCATCGAAGACAAGCAGCTGAAAGTGTTCTATCAACCAAAACTGTGCCTGCAAACCGGGCGCCTGAATGCGGCGGAAGCGCTGGTGCGCTGGGATCATCCGAGCATGGGCCGGGTGCCTCCGGGGGATTTTATTGGCCTGGCCGAGGAAACCGGACTGATTGGGCCGATCGGCGAATTCGTCCTGCGCCAGGCCTGTTGGCAGGCGTGTGAATGGCAGCGCCAGGGCCTGGCGCCAATCCGCGTGTCGGTGAACCTCTCGGTGCATCAACTGCGTCAGGGCAAACTGGTCAGCCTGGTGCGGCAGGTGCTGGACGAAACCGGGCTGGCCCCGCACTACCTGGAACTGGAACTCACCGAAAGCCAGTTGCTCGACAGCGTCGAACACATCATCGCCACCTTCCAGCAACTGCGCGATCTGGGGGTGAAGCTGGCGATCGACGATTTCGGTACCGGCTATTCGTCGCTGAGTTACCTCAAACGGATTCCGGTGGATTACGTGAAGATCGATCAGGCGTTCATTCGTGGACTGGGGCAGGGCAGTGAAGATGCGGCGATCACCCGGGCGATCATTGCCATGGCCCACGGGCTGTCATTGAAAGTGGTGGCCGAGGGGGTCGAGCGGCAGGAACAGCTGGAGTTTTTACGCGTCGAGCATTGCGATGAAGTGCAGGGCTATCTGATCAGTCGCCCCGTGGAGGCTGCCGCTCTGGCCGGGCTATTGCGCGAACAGGAAAAACCGTTTTAG
- the uvrD gene encoding DNA helicase II produces MRDDLSLLLNSLNDAQRQAVAAPVGRQLVLAGAGSGKTRVLVHRIAWLIQVENASPHSILSVTFTNKAAAEMRHRIEQLLGINPAGMWVGTFHGLAHRLLRAHWQEAGLSQTFQILDSDDQQRLVKRVIRELGLDEQRWPARQAQWFINGQKDEGLRPQHIQASGDLYLATMRGIYEAYEAACQRAGVIDFSELLLRALDLWRDHPGLLAHYQKRFRHILVDEFQDTNAVQYAWLRLLGKGGDSLMVVGDDDQSIYGWRGAKIENIHQYSSDFPDSVTIRLEQNYRSTAGILKAANALIANNTGRLGKELWTDGGDGEAINLYAAFNEHDEARYVVETIESALKTGLARSDIAILYRSNAQSRVLEEALLRERIPYRIYGGQRFFERAEIKNAMAYLRLLEGRGNDAALERVINVPARGIGEKTVEAIRDHARHSDVSMWEAMRQLVANKGLTGRAAGALGAFIELIENLAAKCMEMPLHLMTQTVIEQSGLIAYHEAEKGEKGQARVENLEELVSAARNFEHTEEDEELTPLAAFLGHASLEAGDTQADEHEDSIQLMTLHSAKGLEFPYVFLVGMEEGLFPHKMSLEEPGRLEEERRLAYVGITRAMQNLVMTYAETRRLYGSETYNKVSRFVREVPKGLIQEVRLSNSVSRPFGGNQSMSGSNLFSGSEIPETGFSLGQTVRHSIFGDGVILNFEGAGAQARVQVNFGEGSKWLMLGYAKLEAI; encoded by the coding sequence ATGCGCGATGATCTCTCCCTTCTGCTGAACTCCCTCAACGATGCCCAACGCCAGGCCGTAGCAGCCCCCGTTGGCCGTCAGTTGGTCCTGGCCGGTGCCGGTTCCGGTAAAACCCGAGTGCTGGTGCACCGTATCGCCTGGTTGATCCAGGTCGAAAACGCCTCGCCCCACTCCATTCTGTCGGTGACCTTCACCAACAAGGCCGCTGCCGAGATGCGTCATCGCATCGAGCAGTTGCTGGGTATCAACCCGGCCGGCATGTGGGTCGGCACCTTCCACGGCCTGGCGCACCGCTTGCTGCGGGCGCACTGGCAGGAAGCCGGCTTGAGCCAGACGTTCCAGATTCTCGACAGCGACGACCAGCAACGACTGGTCAAGCGGGTGATCCGCGAGCTGGGGCTGGACGAACAACGCTGGCCGGCCCGTCAGGCCCAGTGGTTCATCAACGGGCAGAAAGACGAAGGTCTGCGTCCGCAACACATTCAGGCCAGCGGCGATTTGTACCTGGCCACCATGCGCGGCATCTATGAGGCCTACGAGGCCGCTTGCCAGCGCGCCGGCGTCATCGACTTTTCCGAGCTGCTGCTGCGCGCCCTCGATCTATGGCGCGATCACCCAGGCCTGCTGGCGCACTATCAGAAGCGCTTCCGACACATCCTGGTGGACGAGTTCCAGGACACCAACGCCGTGCAGTACGCCTGGTTGCGTCTGCTGGGCAAGGGCGGCGACAGCCTGATGGTGGTCGGCGACGACGACCAGTCGATTTACGGCTGGCGTGGCGCGAAAATCGAAAACATTCATCAGTACTCGTCCGACTTCCCGGATTCGGTGACCATTCGTCTGGAGCAGAACTACCGCTCCACCGCCGGCATCCTCAAGGCCGCCAACGCCCTGATCGCCAACAACACCGGGCGTCTGGGTAAAGAGCTGTGGACCGACGGCGGCGATGGCGAAGCGATCAACCTCTATGCCGCGTTCAACGAACACGACGAAGCACGCTACGTTGTCGAAACCATCGAAAGCGCGCTGAAAACCGGCCTCGCTCGCAGCGATATCGCGATTTTGTACCGCTCCAACGCCCAATCGCGCGTTCTCGAAGAAGCCTTGCTGCGCGAGCGCATTCCGTACCGCATCTATGGCGGCCAGCGCTTCTTCGAGCGCGCGGAAATCAAGAACGCCATGGCCTACCTGCGCTTGCTCGAAGGTCGCGGCAACGATGCGGCGCTGGAGCGGGTGATCAACGTGCCGGCCCGTGGCATTGGCGAGAAAACCGTCGAAGCGATCCGCGACCATGCACGCCACAGCGATGTGTCGATGTGGGAAGCGATGCGCCAACTGGTCGCCAACAAAGGCCTGACCGGTCGCGCGGCAGGTGCCTTGGGTGCATTTATCGAACTGATCGAAAACCTCGCCGCCAAGTGCATGGAAATGCCGCTGCACTTGATGACGCAAACTGTCATCGAGCAGTCCGGTTTGATCGCTTATCACGAAGCGGAAAAAGGCGAGAAAGGCCAGGCCCGGGTAGAAAACCTTGAGGAACTGGTCAGCGCCGCGCGCAACTTCGAGCACACTGAAGAAGACGAAGAGCTGACGCCACTGGCGGCGTTCCTCGGCCACGCTTCGCTGGAAGCTGGCGACACGCAGGCCGATGAGCACGAAGACAGCATTCAGCTGATGACCCTGCACAGCGCCAAAGGCCTGGAATTCCCTTACGTGTTCCTGGTGGGCATGGAAGAAGGCCTGTTCCCGCACAAGATGAGCCTGGAAGAGCCGGGACGTCTCGAAGAAGAACGGCGTCTGGCTTATGTCGGCATTACCCGGGCGATGCAGAATCTGGTGATGACCTATGCTGAAACCCGACGCCTGTACGGCAGCGAAACTTACAACAAGGTCTCGCGTTTCGTACGTGAAGTGCCGAAGGGCTTGATTCAGGAAGTGCGCCTGTCGAACAGCGTCAGCCGACCGTTCGGCGGCAACCAGTCGATGAGCGGCAGCAACCTGTTCAGCGGCAGCGAAATTCCGGAAACTGGCTTCAGCCTTGGCCAGACCGTGCGTCATTCGATCTTTGGTGATGGCGTGATCCTGAACTTCGAAGGTGCTGGCGCGCAGGCACGGGTGCAGGTGAATTTCGGCGAAGGCAGCAAGTGGCTGATGCTGGGTTACGCCAAGCTGGAAGCGATCTAA
- a CDS encoding EamA family transporter: MGSGFFSSWTFWALLSATFAALTAIFAKVGIENVNSDFATLLRTIVVLVSLALILYATGQYQSLGSISAKSYLFLLLSGLGTGASWLCYFRALKVGPASLVAPVDKLSVVLVAVLGVILLDEKLDLRQWGGIGLITAGVVMLAFRR; encoded by the coding sequence ATGGGCTCAGGCTTCTTTTCTTCCTGGACATTTTGGGCCCTGCTCTCGGCGACTTTCGCCGCGCTGACCGCGATCTTCGCCAAAGTCGGCATCGAAAACGTCAATTCCGACTTCGCCACCCTGCTGCGCACCATCGTGGTACTGGTCAGCCTGGCCTTGATTTTGTACGCCACGGGCCAATATCAGTCCTTGGGATCGATTTCCGCCAAGAGCTATCTGTTCCTGCTGTTGTCCGGCCTGGGTACCGGCGCATCGTGGCTGTGCTACTTCCGCGCACTGAAAGTCGGCCCGGCCTCGCTGGTCGCTCCAGTGGACAAGCTCAGCGTGGTACTGGTGGCGGTGCTCGGCGTGATTCTGCTGGATGAGAAACTCGACCTGCGTCAATGGGGCGGCATCGGCCTGATCACGGCCGGTGTGGTGATGCTGGCGTTTCGTCGCTAA
- a CDS encoding Tim44 domain-containing protein: MKRFLSIAMALCIGLTMSLDANAKRFGGGKSAGAAPTHQTSQMAPSSPGMGGAAATAGAAGAAGAAAKAGGASKWLGPLAGIAAGGLLASMFMGGGFQGMQIFDILIMAVIAFVIFRFIAARRRKQQEHLAPAGAPMQREVFEQKPAAMGSIFGGSAAPVAARPVINAPAWFNEQNFLAAARSHFQSLQQHWDANEMDKIAEFVTPQMLDFLKRERADLGDGFQSTYIDNLQVQLDGVDDRADKTIATLTFSGVSKTSRFDQGEVFSESWNMERPQGDNQPWLVAGIRQNG, from the coding sequence ATGAAACGTTTTCTTAGCATCGCCATGGCGTTGTGCATCGGCCTGACGATGAGCCTCGACGCCAACGCCAAGCGCTTTGGTGGTGGCAAAAGCGCCGGCGCTGCGCCGACGCACCAGACCAGCCAGATGGCTCCTTCTTCTCCAGGCATGGGCGGCGCTGCAGCGACCGCTGGTGCTGCCGGCGCTGCCGGTGCTGCGGCCAAGGCCGGCGGTGCTTCGAAATGGCTCGGCCCTCTGGCCGGTATCGCCGCCGGTGGCCTGCTCGCGTCCATGTTCATGGGCGGCGGCTTCCAGGGCATGCAGATCTTCGACATCCTGATCATGGCCGTGATCGCGTTCGTGATCTTCCGCTTCATCGCCGCTCGTCGACGCAAGCAGCAGGAGCACCTGGCTCCGGCCGGCGCGCCGATGCAACGTGAGGTGTTCGAGCAGAAGCCTGCTGCCATGGGTTCGATCTTCGGTGGTTCGGCCGCTCCGGTTGCCGCTCGTCCGGTGATCAACGCGCCAGCCTGGTTCAACGAACAGAACTTCCTTGCCGCCGCGCGCAGCCACTTCCAGTCGCTGCAGCAGCACTGGGACGCCAACGAAATGGACAAGATCGCCGAGTTCGTGACCCCGCAGATGCTCGACTTCCTCAAGCGTGAGCGTGCCGACCTGGGCGACGGCTTCCAGTCGACCTACATCGACAACCTGCAAGTGCAGCTGGACGGCGTGGATGATCGTGCCGACAAGACCATCGCCACCCTGACCTTCAGCGGCGTGTCGAAGACCTCGCGTTTCGACCAGGGCGAAGTGTTCAGCGAAAGCTGGAACATGGAACGTCCGCAGGGCGACAACCAGCCTTGGCTGGTGGCCGGTATCCGCCAGAACGGCTGA
- a CDS encoding SMI1/KNR4 family protein, with product MEEIIEQLREANEPVPVPLELPDEDQLVEVEEELFINIPFVFKEFLLTVSDVVYGSLEPVTVTDPQSHTYLPDVAANAWDIGVPRDLIPICQDGDNYYCVEEDGTVVLWSGEEELITEESWESVWHWARDVWLES from the coding sequence GTGGAAGAAATCATCGAACAACTGCGCGAAGCCAACGAACCCGTACCGGTTCCACTGGAGTTGCCTGACGAAGACCAGTTGGTGGAGGTAGAAGAAGAACTCTTCATCAACATCCCGTTCGTCTTCAAAGAGTTTCTGCTGACCGTCAGCGACGTGGTTTACGGCAGCCTCGAGCCGGTGACTGTCACCGACCCGCAATCGCACACCTATTTGCCGGATGTCGCAGCCAATGCGTGGGACATCGGCGTACCGCGTGACCTGATCCCGATTTGCCAGGACGGCGACAACTACTACTGCGTCGAAGAAGACGGCACCGTGGTGCTGTGGTCGGGCGAAGAAGAGCTGATCACCGAAGAATCCTGGGAGTCGGTGTGGCACTGGGCGCGGGACGTCTGGCTGGAAAGCTGA